One Prodigiosinella aquatilis DNA window includes the following coding sequences:
- a CDS encoding response regulator transcription factor codes for MKILLVDDDAELGNMLCEYLRAEGFSASQVLTGKEGIEGAMSDQYAAMILDIMLPDMSGIDVLRHVRRNRQLPIIMLTAKGDNIDRVIGLEMGADDYVPKPCYPRELVARLRAVFRRYEEKPDKTDDTGIVSYGDLVFNPATRSSEWRGQSFDLTASEFNLLELLVRSPERVVTKDELSEKCLGRQREAYDRSVDVHISNIRQKLIALDGCSLLIETVRSVGYRIR; via the coding sequence ATGAAAATTTTACTTGTGGATGATGATGCAGAACTGGGAAACATGCTTTGCGAGTATCTGAGAGCGGAAGGATTCTCAGCTTCTCAGGTATTGACAGGAAAAGAAGGCATTGAAGGTGCAATGTCCGATCAGTATGCCGCAATGATTCTGGACATTATGCTGCCGGATATGAGTGGTATTGATGTTCTGCGTCATGTCAGGCGCAACCGTCAACTGCCAATCATTATGCTAACAGCCAAAGGTGACAATATTGATCGGGTCATTGGGCTGGAAATGGGGGCGGATGACTATGTACCGAAACCCTGTTATCCCCGAGAATTGGTTGCTCGGCTGCGGGCGGTATTCCGGCGTTATGAAGAAAAACCGGATAAAACCGATGACACCGGTATCGTTAGTTATGGCGATCTGGTGTTTAATCCAGCGACGCGTAGCAGTGAGTGGCGTGGTCAGTCGTTTGATCTTACGGCTTCTGAGTTTAATCTCCTGGAGCTGTTGGTGCGATCTCCTGAACGAGTAGTGACAAAAGACGAGCTGTCAGAAAAATGTCTGGGTCGCCAGCGTGAGGCCTATGATCGTAGTGTTGACGTGCATATCAGTAATATTCGCCAAAAGCTCATTGCCCTGGATGGATGTTCTTTGCTGATTGAAACAGTACGTAGTGTAGGTTATCGGATACGTTAA